From a region of the Candidatus Eisenbacteria bacterium genome:
- a CDS encoding proline--tRNA ligase, with protein MTGTPDKKTYVEELTDQGDDFSRWYNEVVRKAQLADYTPVRGSMVIRPYGYALWENMQQRLDRRIKATGHQNAYFPLLIPESLLQLEADHVDGFAPQVAWVTHGGNDKLEERYCIRPTSEAIICHMYSRWIESYRDLPVLINQWANVMRWEKVTRLFLRTAEFLWQEGHTAHATETEAMEEVLRMLEVYRDFVENDLAMPVWPGRKSDAEKFAGASATFSIEALMRDGKALQAGTSHFLGQHFAKVFDITFQDEHGKRQHVYQTSWGVSTRLIGGLVMTHGDDQGLRMPPRVAPIQAVVIPIWRKDEDRVSVMEFIDRVKEALGESVRLHVDARDQYTPGWKYNEYELRGVPVRLEVGPKDVANRAVMSVRRDSRAKESIPLAELAQRLPVLLDQIQNGMFEAALKFRDENTAFCPTLEALEAHFASKRGYAAVPWDGDARFEAEVKARTMATMRCMPLDQSRFASEAGGRPWALFARSY; from the coding sequence GTGACCGGCACCCCGGACAAGAAGACCTACGTCGAGGAGCTCACCGACCAGGGCGACGATTTCTCGCGCTGGTACAACGAGGTGGTGCGCAAGGCGCAGCTCGCCGACTACACGCCGGTGCGCGGTTCGATGGTGATCCGTCCCTACGGCTACGCGTTGTGGGAGAACATGCAGCAGCGGCTCGATCGCCGCATCAAGGCGACCGGCCATCAGAACGCGTACTTCCCGCTGCTGATTCCGGAGTCGCTGCTGCAGCTCGAGGCCGATCACGTGGACGGTTTCGCGCCGCAAGTCGCGTGGGTCACGCACGGCGGCAACGACAAGCTCGAGGAGCGCTACTGCATCCGGCCGACCAGCGAAGCGATCATCTGCCACATGTATTCGCGCTGGATCGAGTCGTACCGCGACCTGCCGGTGCTCATCAATCAGTGGGCCAACGTGATGCGGTGGGAGAAGGTCACGCGCCTGTTCCTGCGCACCGCCGAGTTCCTGTGGCAGGAAGGGCACACGGCGCACGCCACCGAGACCGAGGCGATGGAAGAGGTGCTGCGGATGCTCGAGGTGTATCGCGACTTCGTCGAGAACGACCTCGCGATGCCGGTGTGGCCGGGCCGTAAGAGCGACGCCGAGAAGTTCGCGGGTGCCTCGGCGACCTTCTCGATCGAGGCCCTGATGCGAGACGGCAAGGCGCTGCAGGCCGGCACCTCGCACTTTCTCGGACAGCACTTCGCAAAGGTGTTCGACATCACGTTCCAGGACGAACACGGCAAGCGCCAGCACGTTTATCAAACGTCGTGGGGCGTTTCGACGCGACTGATCGGTGGGCTCGTGATGACGCACGGCGATGATCAGGGGCTTCGGATGCCGCCGCGTGTGGCGCCGATCCAGGCGGTCGTGATCCCGATCTGGCGCAAGGACGAGGACCGCGTGTCGGTGATGGAGTTCATCGACCGCGTGAAGGAAGCGCTGGGAGAGAGCGTTCGGCTGCACGTCGACGCGCGCGATCAATACACGCCGGGCTGGAAGTACAACGAGTACGAACTGCGCGGGGTTCCGGTGCGGCTCGAGGTCGGCCCGAAAGACGTCGCGAACCGCGCCGTCATGTCGGTGCGGCGCGATTCACGCGCCAAGGAAAGCATTCCGCTCGCCGAACTGGCGCAACGCTTGCCGGTGCTGCTCGACCAGATTCAGAACGGCATGTTCGAGGCCGCGCTCAAGTTTCGGGACGAGAACACCGCGTTCTGCCCGACGCTCGAGGCGCTCGAGGCGCACTTCGCTTCGAAACGCGGATACGCCGCGGTGCCGTGGGACGGCGACGCGCGCTTCGAAGCCGAAGTGAAGGCGCGAACCATGGCCACGATGCGCTGCATGCCGCTCGATCAGTCGCGCTTCGCGAGCGAAGCGGGTGGGCGGCCGTGGGCGCTGTTCGCCCGCTCCTACTGA